The following proteins come from a genomic window of Trifolium pratense cultivar HEN17-A07 linkage group LG4, ARS_RC_1.1, whole genome shotgun sequence:
- the LOC123924701 gene encoding uncharacterized protein LOC123924701 produces MVGITLLLDLWRKNQQSFNMAHTYPSSWLFSASATAASISAGASFASNHFLGTPIAYSDAGVAIPDDYLSGVRTSTGKYFYHDTLKYTTTKSYNVELKPLWSALELRSFALISLRSFLMFYLPLLEPHAKMEQDFHDFILDKKDELRSNLATPFKKSLLQIAREVTVVTTTRILERITFRYVSTKRAWRLLKDVPTSAARKAGRGMPNYVYFYSVSRATFRGHILGVAASWIVQVGVRVFQFFTFKSTNEDGSINKDERNRIFKEKVFIATLKCNASLIFASIGGGIGATLFRPSIGQWIGCVVGDLTGPVIVAVCCNKAFDWNL; encoded by the exons ATGGTGGGAATAACATTACTTTTAGATCTATGGAGGAAAAACCAACAAAGCTTTAACATGGCACATACCTATCCATCTTCTTGGCTTTTCTCTGCATCTGCCACTGCTGCCTCAATTTCTGCTGGAGCATCTTTTGCTTCAAATCATTTTTTGGG GACACCAATAGCTTATTCTGACGCTGGAGTGGCAATTCCCGATGATTACCTTTCCGGCGTTCGAACTTCGACCGGGAAATATTTTTACCATGATACTTTAAAGTATACTACTACAAAGAGCTACAATGTTGAACTTAAACCATTATGGTCTGCTCTTGAATTGAGGTCATTTGCATTGATTTCATTGAGATCATTCTTGATGTTTTATTTGCCTCTTTTGGAGCCTCATGCAAAAATGGAACAAGATTTTCATGACTTTATTCTAGACAAAAAAGATGAACTTCGTAGCAATTTGGCTACCCCATTCAAAAAGTCACTTTTGCAAATTGCTCGTGAG GTTACAGTTGTAACAACTACACGCATTTTAGAAAGAATTACTTTCCGTTATGTTTCAACAAAAAGGGCATGGAGACTTCTTAAAG ATGTTCCTACATCGGCGGCTCGCAAGGCGGGAAGGGGAATGCCAAATTATGTTTACTTCTATTCTGTGAGCAGAGCAACTTTTAGAG GGCACATACTTGGTGTTGCAGCATCATGGATTGTTCAAGTAGGAGTCAGAGTATTTCAATTCTTTACTTTTAAGTCAACAAATGAAGATGGTAGCATTAACAAAGATGAAAGAAATAGAATTTTCAAAGAGAAAGTTTTCATAGCTACACTTAAGTGTAATGCATCTCTAATTTTTGCATCTATTGGTGGAGGAATTGGAGCTACCCTTTTTCGTCCTTCAATTGGTCAATGGATTG GTTGCGTTGTTGGTGATTTGACTGGGCCAGTTATTGTAGCAGTTTGTTGTAACAAAGCTTTTGACTGGAACCTTTAg
- the LOC123924694 gene encoding T-complex protein 1 subunit zeta 1, which produces MSLRVLNPNAEVLNKSAALHMNINAAKGLQDVLKSNLGPKGTIKMLVGGAGDIKLTKDGNTLLKEMQIQNPTAIMIARTAVAQDDISGDGTTSTVLFIGELMKQSERYIDEGMHPRVLVDGFEIAKRATLQFLEKFKTPVVMGNEPDREILKMVARTTVRTKLYEALADQLTNIIVDAVLCIRKPEEAIDLFMVEIMHMRHKFDVDTRLVEGLVLDHGSRHPDMKRRAENCYILTCNVSLEYEKSEINSGFFYSNAEQREAMVIAERRQVDEKVKKIIELKRKVCPDNDSNFVVINQKGIDPPSLDMLAREGIIALRRAKRRNMERLVLACGGEAVNSVDDLTPECLGWAGLVYEHVLGEEKYTFVENVKNPFSCTILIKGPNDHTIAQIKDAVRDGLRAVKNTIEDESVVLGAGAFEVAARQHLINEVKKTVQGRAQLGVEAFADALLVVPKTLAENSGLDTQDVIIALTGEHDRGNVVGLSQNTGEPIDPQMEGIFDNYSVKRQIINSGPVIASQLLLVDEVIRAGRNMRKPT; this is translated from the exons ATGTCTCTACGAGTTTTGAACCCTAACGCCGAAGTTCTCAATAAATCGGCGGCACTTCACATGAACATCAATGCCGCTAAGGGTTTACAAGATGTTCTTAAATCCAATCTCGGTCCTAAAGGAACAATCAAAAT GCTAGTTGGTGGTGCTGGTGATATCAAACTCACTAAAGATGGTAACACTCTTTTGAAAGAAATG CAAATTCAGAACCCAACAGCTATTATGATTGCTAGGACGGCAGTTGCGCAGGATGACATTAGTGGAGATGGAACTACTTCTACTGTCCTCTTcattggagaacttatgaagCAATCTGAACGTTACATTGATGAAG GCATGCATCCACGTGTGTTGGTTGATGGTTTTGAAATTGCAAAAAGAGCAACTCTACAATTTCTTGAGAAGTTTAAGACTCCTGTTGTAATGGGTAATGAGCCTGACAGAGAGATTCTCAAGATGGTAGCAAGAACAACCGTGAggacaaag TTGTATGAGGCACTCGCTGATCAGTTGACTAACATAATTGTTGATGCG GTTTTATGCATCCGAAAGCCTGAGGAAGCAATTGATTTGTTTATGGTGGAGATTATGCACATGAGGCACAAGTTTGATGTTGACACACGCTTG GTTGAGGGTCTCGTCCTTGATCATGGTTCTCGGCACCCTGACATGAAGCGCCGCGCAGAGAACTGTTATATTTTGACATGCAATGTATCTCTCGAATACGAAAAGAG TGAAATAAATTCAGGTTTTTTCTACTCAAATGCTGAACAGAGAGAGGCTATGGTTATAGCTGAAAGGCGTCAGGTTgatgaaaaagttaaaaaaatcattgaacTGAAAAGAAAG GTCTGTCCTGATAATGATAGCAATTTTGTTGTCATCAACCAAAAAGGAATTGATCCCCCATCATTGGACATGCTTGCAAGGGAAGGC ATAATTGCCCTTCGCAGAGCAAAGAGGAGAAACATGGAAAGATTGGTTTTGGCTTGTGGAGGAGAGGCTGTAAACTCTGTGGATGACTTGACTCCTGAATGTCTGGGTTGGGCAGGATTAGTCTATGAACATGTCCTTGGTGAAGAGAAATATACATTCGTGGAAAATGTGAAGAATCCCTTttcttgcacaattttgattaAAG GTCCTAACGACCACACGATAGCTCAGATTAAAGATGCCGTCCGTGATGGTTTGAGAGCCGTAAAGAATACCATTGAAGATGAATCTGTTGTCTTG GGGGCTGGTGCATTTGAAGTTGCTGCTAGGCAACATCTTATCAACGAAGTTAAGAAAACTGTTCAAGGG CGTGCCCAACTTGGTGTTGAGGCTTTTGCTGATGCACTTCTTGTGGTGCCTAAGACACTTGCTGAAAACTCTGGGCTTGATACTCAAGATGTGATTATTGCCCTTACG GGAGAGCATGACAGAGGGAATGTTGTTGGATTGAGTCAAAACACTGGAGAACCTATAGACCCTCAAATGGAGGGTATTTTTGACAACTACTCTGTCAAGCGCCAAATCATCAACTCAGG GCCAGTTATAGCATCTCAATTGCTATTGGTGGATGAAGTAATCCGTGCTGGGCGTAACATGCGGAAGCCAACTTAG